In Paenibacillus sp. FSL R7-0345, a single window of DNA contains:
- a CDS encoding helix-turn-helix domain-containing protein, with protein sequence MNILLVDDDYYVIAALQKKIGWTQLGIETVYTANNVAQAREILEKHPVQILISDIEMPQGSGLELLAWIREQNLSIQAILLTNYADFNYAQKAIELQSFEYFLKPIEFDKLMLIIQKAVARAKEQQSNEEAIIGGYFWEKNQSKNLEHFWRKLVSSSTTSPVKQAEITRAIGEQNLSYQMGDLIQPVLFNVFPHNGSMGKEEKDLFDFALLNVLYELLQHPGYTVQSILEVKEYNWIAILKWNEPPLDNALLQTTGASFIQKAVPYLKCDACCTIGLTGELQQVGSSLKQLQSLDGELTRCRNQTYLVENDLCQPESSYTPPDLAQLEELLNQNKLAVFLEEAICYLRSMLSYKSLDTSVLGLFRLDMVQLVYSFLKQKGIQAHKLYAGKTNDKLLLHSLHSIEDMEEYLKYLVNTAMEYRDFADQPKSIAEEIKQYIHEHYGDDLTRNDLAEIVYLNPDYLARLFKRETGISLGSYVIQVRIAAARHLLETTSLSVYTIASKTGYSNYSYFSKLFKQEVGLSPNEYKKEHQPHGVG encoded by the coding sequence ATGAATATTTTGCTGGTAGATGACGATTATTACGTAATTGCCGCCCTGCAGAAAAAAATCGGCTGGACCCAGCTGGGCATCGAAACCGTATATACCGCAAACAATGTGGCCCAGGCACGCGAGATTCTGGAAAAGCATCCTGTGCAAATTCTGATCTCCGACATTGAAATGCCGCAGGGCAGCGGCCTGGAGCTGCTGGCCTGGATCAGGGAGCAGAATCTCAGCATACAGGCAATTCTTCTGACCAATTATGCCGATTTCAACTATGCCCAGAAGGCGATCGAGCTGCAGAGCTTTGAATATTTCCTCAAGCCGATTGAGTTCGACAAGCTGATGCTGATCATCCAGAAAGCCGTTGCCCGCGCCAAGGAGCAGCAAAGCAATGAGGAGGCGATTATCGGGGGTTACTTCTGGGAGAAAAACCAGTCCAAAAACCTCGAGCATTTCTGGCGGAAGCTGGTCAGCAGCAGCACCACCTCACCAGTGAAGCAGGCGGAAATCACCCGCGCCATCGGGGAGCAGAATCTGTCCTATCAGATGGGCGATCTCATTCAGCCTGTCTTGTTCAACGTCTTCCCCCATAACGGCAGCATGGGCAAGGAAGAGAAGGATCTGTTCGACTTCGCGCTGCTGAACGTGCTGTATGAGCTGCTGCAGCATCCCGGCTACACGGTTCAAAGCATTCTGGAGGTAAAAGAGTACAACTGGATCGCCATTCTCAAATGGAACGAGCCGCCGCTGGACAATGCCTTGCTGCAGACAACCGGAGCTTCCTTTATCCAAAAGGCGGTGCCTTATCTGAAATGCGATGCCTGCTGCACGATCGGCCTGACGGGGGAGCTGCAGCAGGTCGGCAGCAGCCTGAAGCAGCTGCAGAGCTTAGACGGGGAGCTGACGAGATGCCGCAACCAGACATACCTTGTAGAGAACGATCTGTGCCAGCCGGAGTCCTCCTATACTCCGCCGGATCTGGCCCAGCTTGAAGAGCTGCTGAACCAGAACAAGCTGGCTGTTTTCCTGGAGGAGGCGATCTGCTATCTGCGCTCCATGCTAAGCTACAAGTCGCTGGACACTTCGGTGCTCGGCCTGTTCCGGCTGGACATGGTGCAGCTGGTGTACTCTTTTCTCAAGCAAAAAGGCATACAAGCCCACAAGCTGTACGCCGGCAAAACCAATGACAAGCTGCTGCTCCACTCCCTGCACTCCATTGAGGATATGGAGGAATACCTGAAGTACCTGGTCAACACCGCCATGGAATACCGCGACTTCGCCGACCAGCCCAAATCCATTGCCGAGGAGATCAAGCAGTACATCCACGAGCACTACGGGGACGACCTGACCCGCAACGATCTGGCGGAAATCGTCTACCTCAATCCGGACTATCTGGCCCGGCTGTTCAAGCGCGAAACCGGCATCTCCCTCGGCAGCTACGTCATTCAGGTGCGCATCGCGGCTGCCAGACATCTGCTGGAAACGACCAGCCTGTCCGTCTACACCATCGCCAGCAAAACCGGCTACTCGAACTACTCCTACTTCTCCAAGCTGTTTAAGCAGGAGGTCGGCTTGTCGCCTAATGAGTATAAGAAGGAGCATCAGCCGCATGGGGTGGGTTAG
- a CDS encoding SseB family protein, which translates to MNNERNNGGPEGNIHAVSAMSMKAAEGLTIQDLIGLLQSARNSADGRVLGEEHLDEQRLFEAIKNAVLNAEHLYIAYDVHTNYPFIGVNDQVWVFSQERFAANAADYYLQQMIQLEMKQIGREDIRRLLSELHLLGIRNLLVDNGQRTVVVARDELLPPPDWSGTPEIQIPVSNPGLQHAMLSFFQAIYSRQQYAGKSQILRAAEARMLDELVQAKFLVPMQIKEEQPSAPDELGKKTLEQGTVIQFASLGVEDGEPWLPVFTDWPEFEKGYDKTVWGGNVATYEDIVALSASMGGAVINFRGIGFRLDEKNKRMVAEYVRERDA; encoded by the coding sequence ATGAACAATGAACGGAACAACGGCGGACCGGAAGGAAATATTCATGCTGTGTCTGCGATGTCGATGAAAGCTGCCGAAGGACTTACGATCCAGGACCTGATTGGATTGCTTCAATCTGCCCGTAATTCGGCGGACGGCAGGGTTCTTGGGGAGGAGCATCTGGATGAACAGAGGCTTTTTGAGGCAATTAAAAATGCTGTCCTGAATGCGGAGCATTTATATATCGCGTATGATGTCCACACGAATTATCCCTTTATTGGGGTGAATGATCAGGTATGGGTATTCTCGCAGGAAAGGTTCGCAGCGAATGCAGCCGACTATTATCTGCAGCAGATGATCCAGCTGGAAATGAAACAGATTGGCAGAGAGGACATCCGCAGGCTGCTGTCAGAGCTTCATTTGCTAGGTATCCGTAACCTTCTCGTCGATAACGGACAGCGTACGGTTGTGGTTGCCAGGGACGAGCTTTTGCCGCCGCCGGATTGGAGCGGAACGCCGGAGATCCAGATTCCTGTAAGCAATCCGGGACTGCAGCATGCGATGCTGAGCTTCTTCCAGGCCATATACTCCCGGCAGCAATATGCAGGCAAAAGCCAGATTCTGCGGGCAGCGGAAGCCCGGATGCTGGATGAGCTCGTTCAGGCAAAGTTTCTGGTACCGATGCAGATTAAAGAGGAGCAGCCGTCAGCCCCGGATGAGCTGGGTAAGAAGACATTAGAGCAGGGAACGGTTATTCAGTTTGCTTCTCTCGGTGTTGAGGACGGTGAGCCATGGCTGCCGGTATTCACAGATTGGCCCGAATTTGAAAAAGGCTACGATAAAACCGTCTGGGGTGGCAATGTCGCTACGTATGAGGATATTGTGGCGCTGTCTGCGAGCATGGGCGGTGCCGTGATCAACTTCCGGGGCATCGGCTTCCGGCTGGATGAGAAGAACAAGCGGATGGTTGCGGAGTATGTGCGGGAGCGGGATGCTTAG
- a CDS encoding DUF4386 domain-containing protein, translating to MTQDRRNGIIIGIFYIVAAVTSIIAVISYEPVLSEQWYMAVADGFKTKVLLGVINDLLLVLTAVGTAVMLFPYLRRWNEHLALAYLCFRFMEAVLIAIGVVSILGLLQLSVHYEAGSLKSVDNLGNLGYMLQAFHRWTSMLGPNFMLGVNTVIYSYLLFRTGLVPRPLALFGMVTAVLVFIAGQLEMFGWVEPMSAVKGLIALPVGVYEMSLAVWLIVKGFDRGKLEQLKQR from the coding sequence ATGACACAGGACAGAAGAAATGGAATCATTATCGGGATTTTTTATATCGTAGCAGCGGTTACTTCAATCATCGCCGTAATCTCATATGAGCCGGTATTGTCGGAACAATGGTATATGGCTGTAGCAGACGGATTCAAAACAAAGGTTTTGCTCGGAGTCATCAACGATCTTCTGCTTGTGCTGACCGCAGTGGGTACAGCAGTGATGCTGTTCCCGTATCTCCGCCGCTGGAATGAACATCTGGCACTGGCCTATTTATGCTTCCGGTTTATGGAGGCTGTGCTGATTGCGATAGGTGTGGTTAGTATACTTGGTTTATTGCAGCTTAGTGTCCATTATGAGGCCGGCAGCCTGAAAAGTGTAGACAATCTTGGCAACCTCGGCTATATGCTGCAGGCGTTTCACCGCTGGACCTCAATGCTGGGTCCCAATTTCATGCTAGGTGTGAATACGGTAATTTACAGCTATCTGCTGTTCAGAACGGGACTCGTCCCGAGACCCTTGGCGCTGTTCGGTATGGTTACTGCCGTACTGGTATTCATTGCCGGGCAGCTGGAAATGTTCGGATGGGTAGAGCCTATGTCTGCGGTAAAAGGATTGATTGCCCTGCCTGTAGGCGTGTATGAAATGAGTCTGGCAGTATGGCTAATAGTGAAGGGGTTCGACCGCGGGAAGCTTGAACAGCTAAAGCAGAGGTGA
- a CDS encoding AraC family transcriptional regulator: MDHYEVIERALVHIEDNLDQPLSVESVADRFNMSKYYFHRLFSAVTGSSLNNYILSRRLNASVELIQSGRCSLTDIAYQLNFGAQSSFTRAFKRQFGITPSALKAQDTNISLIPIPQVVKRPLKNINGDVVTDFTLTELESIRVTGIAFEVDLAEDYKTQIRSHSAQLLQAIDTTVKGPCYVIYSNCQPDSTRFKVLFGIPADLQLEGPFYFTIDVPQLFCARFKYSGDLLDIGDVLKTDYARFLKISRQETEDSHIELIQAFDDVHNLQSAYHIYAPVKKLPIDSVS; this comes from the coding sequence ATGGACCATTATGAAGTCATCGAGCGTGCATTAGTCCATATTGAGGACAATTTAGACCAGCCTTTGTCAGTAGAGTCGGTAGCGGATCGCTTCAACATGTCAAAATACTATTTTCACCGGCTTTTTTCGGCCGTCACAGGCTCTTCTCTAAACAACTACATACTTTCCCGCAGACTGAACGCTTCCGTAGAACTCATCCAGTCCGGCAGATGTTCACTGACCGATATTGCCTACCAGCTCAATTTCGGAGCCCAGTCCTCCTTCACCCGCGCTTTTAAAAGACAATTCGGGATCACTCCCAGTGCTCTTAAAGCACAAGACACAAACATTTCTCTAATTCCAATTCCTCAAGTAGTTAAAAGACCCCTAAAAAACATCAACGGCGATGTCGTAACCGACTTCACCCTGACCGAGCTCGAATCCATCCGGGTAACGGGGATTGCCTTTGAAGTGGATCTTGCTGAAGATTACAAAACACAGATCCGCTCGCACTCGGCACAGCTGCTGCAGGCTATTGATACCACGGTAAAAGGCCCTTGCTATGTTATCTATTCCAACTGTCAGCCTGACTCCACCCGTTTCAAGGTGCTGTTCGGCATTCCGGCTGACCTCCAGCTTGAGGGGCCTTTTTATTTCACCATTGATGTACCACAGCTCTTCTGTGCCAGATTCAAGTATTCCGGTGATCTTCTGGATATTGGCGACGTCCTCAAAACGGATTATGCCAGATTTCTCAAGATCTCCAGGCAGGAAACCGAAGACTCCCATATCGAGCTCATCCAGGCGTTTGATGATGTCCACAATCTCCAATCCGCCTACCACATCTATGCACCTGTCAAAAAATTGCCGATTGATTCGGTGTCCTGA
- a CDS encoding GNAT family protein → MIRLEPFERSDFKQLIAWIDSPEFMVQWGGKTFSYPLTDQQLEHYINSDTLSYRVVYEQNNEVIGHISLTLDPSNESGRIGKVIVGNKHLQGLGIGQQMIRQVLDIAFGQLKVHRVSLGVFDFNHAAIACYEKAGFVKEGMFREARKVGNAFWNLWEMGILEQEWLSKKINN, encoded by the coding sequence GTGATCAGACTGGAGCCGTTCGAACGCAGTGATTTTAAGCAATTGATTGCCTGGATTGATTCGCCGGAGTTTATGGTGCAGTGGGGAGGGAAAACGTTCAGCTACCCTTTAACGGATCAGCAATTAGAGCATTATATCAACAGTGATACACTAAGCTACCGGGTGGTGTATGAGCAGAATAACGAGGTTATCGGACATATCAGTTTAACACTGGACCCGTCAAATGAATCAGGAAGAATAGGGAAGGTAATCGTAGGAAACAAACATTTACAGGGGCTTGGCATTGGACAGCAGATGATCCGGCAGGTTCTGGATATCGCATTCGGGCAGCTGAAAGTACACAGAGTCAGCCTTGGTGTATTTGATTTTAACCATGCGGCCATTGCCTGCTACGAGAAGGCGGGATTTGTAAAAGAAGGCATGTTCCGGGAAGCACGCAAAGTCGGCAACGCATTCTGGAATCTGTGGGAGATGGGGATTCTGGAGCAAGAATGGCTGAGCAAGAAGATAAACAATTAA
- a CDS encoding SMI1/KNR4 family protein translates to MKAYIPEVEELLNPGVEEAEIMEAEKEIGFPFPDDFRKLYMKHNGEGDQVMGVMTGFTWMDLQSITGYWRGRQNSSLNMISGKPDVVKEGGYRKGPWRTSQTA, encoded by the coding sequence TTGAAAGCATACATACCGGAGGTTGAGGAGCTGCTGAATCCGGGAGTGGAGGAAGCGGAAATCATGGAGGCCGAGAAAGAAATCGGGTTTCCGTTTCCGGATGATTTTAGAAAACTGTATATGAAGCATAACGGCGAGGGAGATCAGGTTATGGGCGTCATGACCGGATTTACCTGGATGGATCTGCAATCTATAACGGGATACTGGAGAGGACGCCAGAATTCAAGTCTGAATATGATTTCAGGCAAACCGGATGTTGTGAAGGAAGGAGGATATAGAAAGGGGCCATGGAGAACGAGCCAAACAGCCTGA
- a CDS encoding ABC transporter ATP-binding protein yields MKKIIAADQIEKVYGQGEERRKVLDGVSVSINEGEFVSVMGPSGSGKSTLLFAVSGMDTVDGGRVFFDGRELGALQENELADLRRRRMGFVFQQPTLLKNMNLLDNIILPAMRDHRKSVKRITERARALMKKTGIEGLEKRDITQVSGGQLQRAGICRALLGSPQILFGDEPTGALNQEAAEGIMSLFAEINEAGTAVMLVTHDARIAARTERILFMCDGQIVSEMRLPKFRETELEERMERVVLRMRELGI; encoded by the coding sequence ATGAAGAAGATTATAGCAGCTGACCAGATCGAAAAAGTCTACGGTCAGGGCGAAGAACGCCGCAAGGTGCTTGACGGAGTGTCTGTGAGCATTAACGAGGGAGAGTTCGTGTCGGTGATGGGGCCATCGGGCTCGGGTAAATCGACGCTGCTGTTTGCGGTGAGCGGAATGGACACGGTGGACGGCGGGCGGGTGTTTTTTGACGGCAGGGAGCTTGGAGCCCTTCAAGAGAATGAGCTGGCCGACCTGCGCCGGAGACGGATGGGCTTTGTATTCCAGCAGCCGACGCTGCTGAAGAATATGAATCTGCTGGATAATATCATCCTTCCGGCGATGCGTGATCATAGAAAGAGCGTGAAGAGGATAACGGAGCGGGCGAGAGCCCTCATGAAAAAGACCGGCATTGAAGGCCTCGAAAAGCGGGACATCACCCAGGTATCCGGCGGCCAGCTGCAGCGGGCTGGCATTTGCCGGGCACTGCTGGGCAGTCCGCAGATCCTGTTTGGCGACGAGCCGACCGGAGCGCTGAATCAGGAGGCAGCCGAGGGCATCATGAGCCTGTTTGCTGAGATCAATGAGGCCGGGACTGCGGTAATGCTGGTCACCCATGACGCCAGAATTGCCGCCAGGACGGAGCGCATTCTGTTCATGTGCGACGGACAGATCGTAAGCGAAATGCGGCTGCCGAAGTTCAGGGAAACAGAGCTTGAGGAGCGGATGGAGCGGGTTGTGCTGCGGATGCGGGAGCTGGGGATATAG
- a CDS encoding FtsX-like permease family protein: MFYRIIRGDMRAGKLITLTTLLFVTAAAMLVSLSAVLTVNLTGAIDTLMTQAKTPHFMQMHSGELDRDRFTAFAGQNSKVEAYQILEFVNVENARIIIGGKSLADNVQDNGFSTQSSKFDYLLGLDGKVITPADGELYVPIAYMKDGTAKAGDTAIIAGKELTVAGFLRDSQMNSLLASSKRFLVSEHDYTAIQPSGSTEYLIEFRLKDLSMLGDFKNDYTSAGLEAGGPTITYPLFKMLNAMSDGLMIAIILLVSVLVVAIAFMCIRFTLLATIERDTREIGVMKAIGLRISDIKKLYLAKYAGIAALGCVLGYALSLVFRGMLLDNIRLYMGGNEKASLTLLLGLAGVVLVFLAVTGYVNGVLGRFRRISAAEAVRFGTVQDKSGGAKQLRLSANRLLNTNVFLGVKDVLARKSLYATMLAVIIIASFVITVPRNLYNTISAKSFITYMGVGNSDLRLDIQQTDNIAAKAAEVAAVMEKDPSISQYAVLASESFTALREDGTEERLKIELGDHSIFPVKYAKGRAPAADREIALSVMNADELGKQPGDVITLKTGGQTLELTVCGTYSDVTNGGKTAKAAFASQSADVMWSVIYAELEDKTLVASKAGEYGDRFSFAKVSGVDEYVTKTFGSTISSVGTASRIAIVMMLVISVLVTVLFIRLLVAKDRYLIAVMKSLGFTDADLKVQYFARAAAVLVIGIVLGTALANTLGEGLSGALIRSFGAASFKFVVDPFAAYLLSPLLLAGVVLIATIIGTAGTGKIIISGYIKE; encoded by the coding sequence ATGTTCTACAGGATAATCCGGGGCGACATGCGCGCCGGCAAACTAATCACACTGACCACTCTATTGTTCGTCACCGCCGCTGCCATGCTTGTCTCCCTGTCGGCCGTTCTGACCGTCAATCTAACAGGAGCCATTGATACGCTGATGACGCAGGCGAAAACGCCGCATTTCATGCAGATGCATTCAGGAGAGCTGGACCGGGACCGGTTTACAGCTTTTGCCGGGCAGAACAGCAAGGTTGAAGCTTATCAGATACTTGAGTTTGTGAATGTGGAAAATGCCCGGATCATCATCGGCGGCAAGTCGCTCGCGGACAATGTCCAGGACAACGGGTTCAGCACACAGAGCAGCAAATTTGATTACCTGCTGGGCCTGGATGGGAAGGTGATCACACCTGCTGACGGGGAGCTGTATGTGCCAATCGCCTATATGAAGGACGGAACCGCGAAGGCCGGAGATACCGCTATAATTGCCGGAAAAGAACTGACCGTGGCCGGGTTTCTCCGCGATTCCCAAATGAATTCCCTGCTGGCCTCCTCCAAAAGGTTTCTGGTCAGCGAACATGACTACACCGCTATCCAACCCTCTGGCAGCACCGAGTATCTGATTGAATTCAGGCTAAAGGATTTATCCATGCTTGGTGACTTTAAAAATGATTACACCTCGGCAGGACTTGAAGCGGGCGGCCCCACGATTACCTACCCTCTGTTCAAAATGCTCAACGCCATGTCCGATGGACTGATGATTGCCATTATCCTGCTGGTGAGCGTGCTTGTGGTTGCCATCGCTTTTATGTGCATCCGGTTTACCTTGCTGGCCACCATCGAACGGGATACCCGCGAAATCGGCGTCATGAAGGCTATTGGACTTCGCATATCGGACATCAAGAAGCTGTATCTCGCCAAATATGCGGGTATTGCTGCCCTCGGCTGTGTTCTGGGATACGCCCTTTCACTGGTGTTCAGGGGCATGCTGCTGGACAATATCCGGCTGTACATGGGCGGAAACGAAAAAGCGTCGTTGACCCTGCTGCTTGGACTGGCAGGAGTCGTGCTTGTGTTCCTTGCCGTTACTGGTTATGTGAACGGGGTGCTGGGACGTTTCCGCAGAATTTCTGCGGCAGAAGCGGTACGGTTCGGCACTGTGCAGGACAAATCGGGGGGAGCAAAGCAGCTGCGGCTGAGTGCGAACCGGCTGCTGAACACGAATGTTTTTCTCGGAGTCAAAGATGTGCTCGCCAGAAAAAGCCTGTACGCGACCATGCTTGCAGTAATCATCATTGCGTCATTCGTCATCACCGTACCCCGGAACCTTTACAACACGATTTCTGCCAAAAGCTTCATCACCTACATGGGCGTAGGCAACAGTGATCTGCGCCTCGATATCCAGCAGACGGACAATATCGCCGCCAAAGCTGCAGAGGTGGCCGCGGTTATGGAGAAGGACCCTTCTATCTCTCAATACGCCGTGCTTGCTTCGGAGAGCTTTACTGCTTTGAGGGAGGACGGCACGGAGGAAAGGCTCAAGATTGAGCTTGGCGACCACTCCATTTTCCCGGTCAAATATGCCAAGGGCAGAGCGCCTGCGGCTGACCGTGAAATCGCCCTGTCCGTGATGAACGCCGATGAGCTCGGCAAACAGCCCGGTGATGTCATTACGCTGAAGACCGGCGGTCAGACGCTGGAGCTGACGGTATGCGGTACCTACTCGGACGTTACCAACGGCGGGAAGACGGCCAAGGCCGCTTTTGCCAGCCAGTCTGCAGACGTAATGTGGTCCGTTATTTATGCGGAGCTTGAGGATAAGACACTTGTCGCCAGCAAAGCGGGGGAGTATGGGGACCGGTTCTCTTTTGCCAAAGTATCCGGTGTTGATGAGTATGTTACGAAGACCTTCGGCTCGACCATAAGCTCTGTCGGTACAGCCTCCCGCATTGCCATTGTAATGATGCTGGTGATCAGCGTACTGGTTACGGTGCTGTTTATCCGCCTGCTGGTAGCCAAAGACCGGTATCTCATCGCCGTCATGAAGTCGCTAGGGTTTACTGATGCAGACCTAAAAGTGCAGTACTTTGCGCGTGCGGCAGCAGTGCTAGTAATTGGAATTGTACTCGGGACAGCACTGGCCAACACACTCGGCGAGGGGCTGTCGGGTGCGCTTATTCGCTCGTTCGGCGCAGCCTCGTTCAAGTTCGTGGTCGATCCGTTTGCGGCATACCTGCTCAGTCCGCTGCTGCTGGCCGGCGTGGTGCTTATCGCCACTATAATCGGCACAGCGGGTACGGGGAAGATCATCATATCCGGCTATATTAAGGAGTAG
- a CDS encoding MFS transporter, whose translation MSNPQKAFGKFMLLWSGQLISAVGSGLTAFGLGVYLYQQTGQASAMAMVTLLAFMPSLLLSPVAGVLADRYDRRLLMMLGDSLSATGLIYILICLLSGEAQLWQICLGVTVSSVFSSLLDPAYKATVTDLLTEEQYTRASGFVQVAGSAKYLISPALAGYLLLVSDVKLLLVIDICTFFVTVASTLAVRRGLPSKLSEQRGSFTRELKEGWSAVSASRGVLMLVMMTSVMTFCLGFIETLSMPMILAFADSAALGTLETVIALGMLASSIIIGLLPLKKNFVKILAVSLFCGGLCMGVFGLRENVLLLGVSGFLFFAALPFANTSLDYLLRTNISNAVQGRAWSLIGLVSQLGFIAAYMLSGVLADRVFTPLLTDGGLLAGSVGRITGTGSGRGIGLLIIIAGLLLSAAAIILYNLKSIKKLETGGDLCSTG comes from the coding sequence ATGAGTAATCCGCAAAAAGCCTTCGGCAAATTTATGCTGCTGTGGTCGGGACAGCTGATTTCGGCGGTTGGCAGCGGTCTTACCGCGTTCGGGCTCGGGGTATACCTGTATCAGCAGACCGGGCAGGCATCTGCGATGGCCATGGTTACTCTGCTTGCCTTTATGCCCTCGCTCTTGTTAAGTCCTGTTGCCGGCGTGCTCGCGGACCGTTATGACCGGAGACTGCTAATGATGCTGGGCGACAGCCTGTCCGCAACCGGGCTCATCTACATTCTAATCTGTCTGCTTAGCGGTGAAGCGCAGCTCTGGCAGATCTGTCTGGGAGTTACCGTTAGCTCGGTATTTTCCTCACTGCTTGATCCGGCGTACAAAGCAACAGTGACGGATCTGCTGACGGAGGAGCAGTACACCCGGGCGAGCGGTTTCGTCCAGGTGGCCGGCTCGGCCAAATACCTTATCTCCCCGGCGCTTGCCGGTTATCTGCTCCTGGTGTCGGATGTGAAGCTGCTGCTGGTCATCGACATCTGCACTTTTTTTGTCACCGTTGCTTCAACGCTTGCTGTCCGCAGGGGGCTTCCTTCCAAACTGTCAGAGCAGAGAGGGTCTTTTACGCGTGAGCTAAAAGAAGGCTGGAGCGCGGTTTCCGCAAGCAGAGGCGTGCTCATGCTGGTCATGATGACCTCTGTCATGACCTTTTGTCTCGGCTTTATTGAGACGCTGTCGATGCCGATGATTCTGGCTTTTGCCGATAGTGCTGCACTTGGAACGCTTGAAACTGTCATAGCTCTGGGGATGCTGGCATCCAGTATAATCATTGGCTTGCTCCCGCTCAAAAAGAACTTTGTCAAAATCCTGGCGGTGTCCCTGTTCTGCGGAGGACTATGTATGGGGGTATTCGGGCTCCGTGAAAATGTGCTTTTGCTTGGCGTGTCCGGGTTTCTCTTTTTTGCTGCTCTGCCGTTTGCCAATACCAGCCTGGATTACCTGCTGCGGACGAACATCAGCAATGCCGTGCAGGGCCGGGCCTGGTCACTGATCGGGTTAGTATCACAATTGGGCTTTATTGCCGCTTATATGCTGTCAGGCGTGCTCGCCGACCGTGTGTTCACTCCGCTTTTGACAGACGGCGGGCTGCTTGCGGGCAGTGTGGGCCGGATTACCGGTACAGGCAGCGGCCGGGGAATCGGGCTTCTGATTATCATCGCAGGGCTGCTGTTAAGTGCGGCTGCGATTATTTTGTATAACCTGAAATCCATTAAAAAGCTGGAAACCGGAGGTGACCTATGTTCTACAGGATAA
- a CDS encoding TetR/AcrR family transcriptional regulator has protein sequence MRIVKEAEARRNEILDAADELFGQKGFDGTSTNDILSKVGIARGTLYHHFKSKEDIMDALIERYSSKMLGAAQAIALDTAIPVVERILRTVMAMNISSGNGGESSKEIMEHIHRPQNALMHQKIQKIIVNGVPPILTPIVREGIQQGIFNTPYPYESMEMIIIYANTIFDEEMVEMTEEVRMSRILAFIANVERLLGAEEGSLISVMQAFGGNGGDERGNE, from the coding sequence ATGAGAATCGTAAAAGAAGCGGAAGCGCGCAGAAATGAAATCCTCGATGCCGCCGATGAGCTGTTCGGGCAGAAGGGGTTCGACGGAACGAGCACCAACGATATCCTGAGTAAGGTCGGGATTGCCCGGGGCACGCTGTATCATCACTTTAAGTCGAAGGAAGATATTATGGATGCGCTGATTGAGCGCTACAGCAGCAAGATGCTGGGGGCGGCGCAGGCCATTGCCCTGGACACCGCCATTCCCGTGGTCGAACGGATACTCCGTACCGTTATGGCTATGAACATCAGCAGCGGTAACGGCGGGGAGAGCAGCAAGGAGATTATGGAGCACATCCACCGGCCGCAAAACGCGCTGATGCATCAGAAGATTCAGAAGATCATTGTTAACGGCGTGCCGCCGATCCTGACACCCATTGTCCGTGAAGGCATCCAGCAGGGGATTTTTAACACACCGTACCCGTATGAGAGCATGGAGATGATCATCATTTATGCGAACACCATTTTTGATGAGGAGATGGTTGAGATGACCGAAGAGGTTCGCATGTCGCGCATCCTGGCCTTTATTGCCAATGTGGAGCGGCTGCTCGGGGCTGAGGAAGGGAGTCTGATAAGTGTAATGCAGGCGTTCGGCGGTAACGGGGGAGATGAGCGGGGCAATGAGTAA